Below is a genomic region from Candidatus Eisenbacteria bacterium.
TGCCAAGCTGCTCATGGACGAGCGGGGCGCAGTGGAGGCCGGTGCGGCAGGCAATGTTGTGATCCACATCCAGCATGGTCCCGGTGTTCATTGCCTCCAGGCCGTCAACGTTGAAAAGAAAGACACTGATGTGATTCATTAAGTCATCCTGGCAGTAAAGCGTGACTCCTTCAATATCCTTAAGGCCATCGCGGACCTTGTTCGTCAACTTCATCTCCTGTTCGTAAATCGTGTTGAGTCCCTTCTTCTTGATCCAGTTCAGCCCAGCGTAGAGCCCTGCCACGCCTAGGATGTTCAGAGTTCCGTATTCAAGGCGGTAAGGGTACTCCTCAAGATGCGTGCGAACGGCCGAACGCACTCCGGTTCCTCCTGCGCGTGTGAACCTTATGTCAATGCCCTCCCGGACATAGAGACCTCCGATGCCGGTCGGGCCAAGGAGCGCTTTGTGGCCCGTGAAGGCGACCACATCCACATTCTGGTCTTCGATGTCGATAGGAAGCTTTCCGGCAGATTGAGATGCGTCGATAACAAAGGGAACACCTCTCTCCTTGCAACGCCTTCCGATTTCTTCTATTGGCTGAATGGTGCCGATGACATTCGAAGCGTGGTTCACGACAACGAGCTTCGTATTCTTTCTAAATTTC
It encodes:
- a CDS encoding aminotransferase class V-fold PLP-dependent enzyme codes for the protein MSLNTDALNLIISGLLKEGDHAITTNLEHNSVLRPLYHLSKYSGVELDYVPFDGKGFVDPDDFPKKFRKNTKLVVVNHASNVIGTIQPIEEIGRRCKERGVPFVIDASQSAGKLPIDIEDQNVDVVAFTGHKALLGPTGIGGLYVREGIDIRFTRAGGTGVRSAVRTHLEEYPYRLEYGTLNILGVAGLYAGLNWIKKKGLNTIYEQEMKLTNKVRDGLKDIEGVTLYCQDDLMNHISVFLFNVDGLEAMNTGTMLDVDHNIACRTGLHCAPLVHEQLGTDKIHGAVRFGIGPFNTEKDIDTAIQGVKEIAESRRNK